DNA from Plasmodium cynomolgi strain B DNA, chromosome 12, whole genome shotgun sequence:
CCCAGtcatatgcacatttgggTGCAAAATTGTCACCGCTATTATGAAGCGCTTCCGCTGCCATGTCCCCCTTCACGTTTACTTCCTCCTCTGCGATACTACATAACTCTACATTGGGCAGCTCAACTGCGCAATTTAAAGTGGGCCAGGGATCGAttctttctttccccttctgcaGGGGGGTTACAGTTCGTACATTGGCATGATCATTTTCAATGTTGTCCTTTAATTGAAGTTCGCCGGGCTTCCTGCAATTCGTCAAAggtgctcctttttgttggTCTGGTTCGGACGGCAGCTCTTCCTTTAAGCTAGACGTGTACTTATTCGTTATCGCTTccgctttttccttttcttcctttacttccgtttcttctctttcttccgtctcttccctttcttccgttccttccctttcttccgtttcttccttttcttccatttctctcttttctcccttttctccccctttcttCTCTTCGCAGAAGAGCGCATCCacgtttttttcaaacaggCTCGCATTTTTAAGGTCGTCCTGCGCGTCTGAGGAGAGATTTTTGCCTATGTCAAGCttaatattctttttattcagcttccttttctgtttccaATTCTTGAATATGCATTTTGATTTGAACAGCAAGTTGGATGTGTAGGtcttttcttcacttttcttcttcacttctAAGTTGGtcaattcttcattttgctctGAACAgtcactctttttttccctatgttttgtaactttttttcctctttttttttttatttaggaaataaaaatataagggAAAATCGTTGTTCAGTCCTCCATGTATGGTGATTATTAAAAGGCAATACacgtaaataaaaattaatatcaTATTGATGTATATAATTTCTATTTTGTTGTAAAAGTATCCGGGGAAGTATTCAATAATGCTgtagaagttttttttcctgttgcTATTGTTGTGTGTTCGATCGCAATTGTTTTCGGTGCACccgtgtgtgttttttctacCTTTAGTTTTCACGCTTTTGTCACTAAGGTGCTCGTTGGATAGGAAACTCGCGCGGTGGTTGTTTATCGCACGACGACTCCCTACACTGTTGCCTGACTTGAAGAAGTGGACGTACCTGGCACTTTCGTATAAACTTAAATCCACCGTATATTTCTCGTTATTTATTTCAAAGCAGAACTCTTTGCTGCCACAGGTCTTTCGGTCTCCCAACtcgtctacatttttttcgtcccctTGCACCTTCTCAATAGGTACCCTGCTGGCAGAAtcgtaataattatttttcatgtgatttacaattttaatcTCCAAATCGAGTAGCATAATTTCGTTGATGCCCAGATCTTCAGAATAATTTTCCACGTCATCATCAAAggtataattatattttgaaaaaaatgaactattTCTCTCAAAATAATGTTTTCCTTCAGTGAGTGACAGGGAACTGCGTACAATCGAAGTCCCGTCatgtacacttttttttttcttttcctcaaTATCGCTGCAATTTTgtgtttctccattttttgtttgttcctcGAGTAGAAGCTTCATATCGGAGAagctattttttaacttacaAGAATTCgatttatcctttttactGCTCACGTTCAAGTTCGTCATTTTGTCTGAGTTACTAAATTTTTGATACCCCCCGGTGCCGTAGTATTCCATTAGCCACtgcttattatttttaatcataTGAGAAAGTTTGCTATGCTTTATCAATTTGGTATACATGCATTTGTCCTCGTTGTTCTCATCGTAATCTCCATCGTTGGTTCCTCCATTGGTATAGCTATTAACTTGTGGCTTCCCAATATCACTGTCATCTTTCAATGGGGTCTTATCATTCTCATAGTCCTCCCTGTCCACGACAGCCTTACCGCTTGTGCCCTCATTGGCCGCATTTCTACTTTTAAAGTATCTACGCAGGTTGTTCAgaattttgtccttctcgGAATCTTCGCCCTCTTGGGGGGAGTCGTGCACCTCGCCGTCTTCATCATCTTTCCCGTTCTTTCCATTCTTCGGCCCTTCACCTGGAAAGAGTAGCTCTCCCTCGCGGTGGTTATTCTGACCAGGACCGTTTTTGTCATCCATAATGCTGGCCTCAAAATTGAagttgattttttccccgcAATTGGCACCTTCACTCTCGCGAAAGATTTCACTGCTTGATTTGGCAATATTCCCTATCTCTTCGTTCCCAGAAATAGCACCGTTAACCACATTGTCACGAACCACGGCGGCattgttttcccccttaCAGCTTAccgttttcccctcccccgcGTTGCTACCACATGTTTGGCTCAAAACCGAATCTGCCTTCGTCTGCCTATCCTTGCCCCTCACGCCTTTCCTCGCAGCGTATCTATCGTGCCCATCTTCGATGCCCTTCCTTCTACTCCCTTTCACCTTGGAGAACCTACCAAAGGAGAGCTTACATCTACTATGATCAGTACTCCTTTTGTCTAAGAAGTGGTCATTGAAGTACTTCCCTAGATAAGCAGGGGTGTAGGCAAAGAAGTAGACACACTTGGATTTGTAATGTTTATACAAGTATTGAAAGAAGGAGGGAAATctgtgcaaaatgaaaatgtgcaGAAACGTGTGCAGGTGGTACAAATTGGACTTCTTCGatattttacacaaaattttatgaggaaaaaagagataCAGGATGGGATAATCGTACAAGacgtttttgcaaaaatcgTAATTCTTCTcgttatttatgtatatcaGAAATGCCACAGTTAGAAGGAGCACAATGTGTATGTAGTTCTTAAAgtaggaacagaaaaaaaggtaaaaaattgaaatgaTCGAAATGACGAAGCTTCTAAATTCGAATATGCCGTTTACTTTATCGATGATATAGTTGAATCTGTTTTTTATCTGCATCGTGcgttttatattatttataaataaattaaccaACTGGTAATTATTGTTAATGTTGTTATACGTCACGGAAAGATCCTCATCATTGCAAAGCACATTGGTGGTGTTTTGAGACGGTAACAAGTACTCAAATCggtttttacttttatatataaatatatggacATACAAATTATCATCATTCGAGTCGGATTCATATTTGCTGTTTttctgtgcattttttttttggtcatTGTGTAACTttctcacaaaaaaataattcttatcgaaaaaaatatttttctggtTCAGGAGAGAAAGCCCATTTGACACTTGGTCATTCGTTTTATTGCAAAAGGAGctgaataatttttccgTCTTGTTAGACGACGTGGAGCTATACATGGATGTATTTCTGTACTTTGTATTTTTcgttaaaaagaaatcggTCTGGATTTGTATACTACTCAGTTCCgcctttttgtacaaatcAAAATCAATGTGCTTCTCAATTTCATAATTGTGTAGAGTAAAATGACCTAGATACAAATCCAGGTCTGTGTAAAAGTGAAAtattactttattttgtctgtCCGTGAAAAGCGGTATGAACATGTCCCTATTGTACTCATACTTGTAGtggtacaaaaaattatccacgTCAATTATggcatatatgtaattatactTAATTTGTTCTAAGTTcctaatttttaaaatatttacatatatgtaattataaacACTGGCATGAATCGACTTGTAAAATTTCTTCAGCACGTTGAAATATTTGGGGGAAGAATAATACAACTCgtaattctttaaaaagacATTTTTGGTGTACTTGAAGAAGAGTATTTtcatgtacttttttatgGAACCATAGATAGAAATCATTTTCATCAAATTTATGAACTCGATAATAACATTCACATTGTGGTTAGCCAAACGAATGTGCTCATTGTTGAAATGGTATCCATCATTTGATattttgcaattatttttttttcttcttctttttttaaagtaaaaaaattactattaTCTGATGTGGAACTGCCATCCGTTTTACTCAATCGTTTCGCATACAcactaaatttttaaatattgttcgaacttttttaaatatgttcaTATCTAGAATGAGATATATCATACACATCTCGGTGCATAACCTTGTAGATGTTATTAATATTctgtttaaatttatttataattaaaaaatgcttttttaaaactagaattttttttctataaatatGTGTGGCATTCGTTTTCTTGTACATGTAACACGAAATGGTGTAATCACATTTGTTTATCAGCGTGTTGAAGTAGATGTTGTACACATTTTCTTTCTCGTCATTTTGGGCTTCATTTTGGCCTTCATTTGGGCCTTCATTTGGGCCTGCATTTTGGCTTCCATTTTGGTCTACATTTTGGTCTTCATTTTggcctccatttttttttttcttcatttgatCTGTCTGTTTTGTGGAACGCTCCTTTGTTGGGTCACCATTATGTGGTTTTTCCGACGAATAAAGCATCATGCGCCTATATTTCTTTCTCAACTCGGCtagtttttcttcattttctttatcaTACTGGTCTGTATGATGATTCTTGACGTTACAATAGGTGGATCCCTCCTCCCGGAACTCCTCCCTCCCTTGGTGTTTCTCACCTGCCGTCCTTTCATTCACATTTGGGTCTCTCACCCTTTCTGTCTtctcttcatcatttttaccTCCATagttttgtttcttctttatgCGTGagattttattaataagGCTCAAGTTAGACTCGTTCAGCTTGTCCTTTTCCTCGAGGTTACTATTAAACTTACTCAAGTAGAAGTCGTACAAATTGTTGTTATACTTATGGTTGTTAATTTCTTTGTACAGGTAAAATTCCGTCAAGTCGTCATTCGATTTGCATGCACTATCTTCATAGTTGGATGAGAGCTCGTCATAGATGTTATCATACGTGTAACTTAAAATGTTGGAATTACTATCTGTGTGTTTTTTATCCTCCGAATCGTTGCAATGCATAAGCCTTTTCACATTCTCGTGTTTGTGGTTATTATTCAGGTGTGTTCTTCTGTTTAATTCTTTCCCCTCAGTGGATGCTCTacttcttttgcttttcttaatttccattttgtacactGCAAGGGGATGTTACTTTGgggtttttcttccttttgacTTTGTTACCGTTTTGGGGTTGGTACTGTCTTTGTTGAATTCGCTCATGGGAAGGCAACgtggtggaaaaaaacacaaaaaaagagagactAAGTATCACACAGAGATACTGCCCTCCATACAAATGTATGTTCCCCTTGTTGGTTTATTCGCTTTCATGTTGCACGGAGGGGGCGTTCTCtcatggggaagaaaactGCAACTCGCATTTGCATTCGTTCGCACCAAGCAAATCAGCAGGGCGACTGACGCGAGCGCATGCAAATTtgcatttacaaaaaaaaagggggaaaaatgaattgCGAAACGGTTTTCTACAAATAAACTGCGGTGGCAGCAGCATGAGCGGAAAGGAATGCATAATATGCCTACGGATTTATGTAAGCATACGAGTACGCATTGCATACGTAGCCCCCCACCCCCCGCACTTATGCAAATAaaacatgcatacgtacgtgGAGCTGTGGATGTACGCCCTCATTCCTGAATCATACattatgcatttttgcatCACAGAGAgtacacgaaaaaaataaaaaataaaataattttaaagtaGAAAAATTTAAGCACAGAATGTCATGAAATGTTGAAAACATTAGGCATAGTTTACCGCATGGCGCGTTATCAACATACGAATACgtaactttaatttttatatcatcTACTGCTTTAAaagttccatttttgtgtctATGCAAACGCGAACAGAACtaggaaaaaatgaggaaaaatgggaaaaaataggaaaaatcaTCCTTCAGGTGTCAACAAAGAAggcgtaaaaaaatggttgaACTCATTTATCTTATCCCTTTAAcgttttgccgttttgctgttttgctgttttattattttcgcGTTGCGGTGTAATGCTTGCCGAAATGTTCCCGAaggcaaaaattttcatttttcataccagtaaaaatacatatgcgCTGAATTGCGGATACTGCGCAACGCAGGAATTATGCATTTGCAAAtgaggtgggaaaaaaacgaacgatAGGAAAAGCGTTATCAAACAAAACCAAACCAAACCCGTGCCAATTTGTAAATTAAATGTTAATCCATttggcagaaaaaataaaataaaataataaataaaacgtgAAGGTGAAGGCCACTACCTCGTGGTTAGGTGAACTTGTGCAagtataaacaaaattaatacatttttttatgctgcCCGTCCTTAccaaatataatataatcgAACGAGATGAAGAAACGTACATCATACTAGTCGTAAGAATGAAAAGAAGTGAGAAGATTAATTCGGTTTTCCATCATTCTTAAGTCCGAAATTTTGCCCAAGCGAACATTTCAAATGAAGCAccttttcgcaaaaaaaaaataaaaaaagtccTATTCGATTCATTCCTATTTTTCGGGCAAACAAATCCACATTATtcagaagaaacaaattgtagaaaactAAGAGCATACCAGTTGACGAAGCTGATATACCCCTGCCGTCTTGGCATTTTTACATGCGCCTATGCATCCCCAAAATCTGTCACACTTTTGGACTTATCCTATTACATTTGTAACTT
Protein-coding regions in this window:
- a CDS encoding hypothetical protein (putative) codes for the protein MLPVLTKYNIIERDEETYIILVVRMKRIRNFAQANISNEAPFRKKKIKKVLFDSFLFFGQTNPHYSEETNCRKLRAYQLTKLIYPCRLGIFTCAYASPKSVTLLDLSYYICNFTNILALSTRKKKHPRNTIKSKILKTRKRKRDYDEVYKDYLIQPALPYDEDKKGGGQHKCYACDIYFINDDAKKQHEKTKKHKRRVKMLNTETPYTYKDALKAAEITL